One Nocardia iowensis DNA window includes the following coding sequences:
- a CDS encoding FAD-dependent oxidoreductase: protein MAYVITQRCCNDASCVSECPVDCIRPTPDQPEFATTEMLYIDPDTCIDCGACVDACPVEAIFSEDDLTASLARYRDINAAYFERHPLESNFDPIVTPPRPPKELGTLRVAIVGAGPAACYAADELLRRADVEIEMFDRVPTPWGLVRAGVAPDHPGTKTVSSLFESAFRREALQYYLNVEVGTHISHEELLRHHHAVIYAVGASTDRRLDVPGEDLPGSHSATEFVAWYNGHPDFADRQFDLSGERAVIVGNGNVALDVARVLTVSPDELAKTDIADHALDALRHSNIREVVVLGRRGPLQAAYTSSEFLALAHLNGIDVIVDEADLALDHASQALLDDPNVEPSLKLKYTLAEEYAGGRRDPNHKRIVFRYLASPTALTGTDRVESIEFVHNELFEENGQLVARATDRTERMDAGLVLRSIGYRGAAVADLPFDERRGVMPNEHGRVIGADGTPLSGVYVSGWIKRGPRGVIGSNRIDAEETVENLIADFTSGKLGAPEADRASLKALLGQRHADLVDREGWRAIDQAERAAGKSAGRPRVKFTTREDLLKAARG, encoded by the coding sequence ATGGCCTACGTAATCACGCAGCGTTGTTGCAACGACGCCAGCTGCGTTTCCGAGTGCCCAGTCGATTGCATCCGTCCGACCCCGGATCAACCGGAGTTCGCGACCACCGAGATGCTCTACATCGACCCCGACACCTGTATCGACTGCGGTGCGTGCGTCGACGCGTGCCCGGTGGAGGCCATCTTCTCCGAGGACGACCTGACCGCATCGCTGGCCCGATACCGCGACATCAACGCCGCGTATTTCGAACGGCACCCGCTCGAATCCAACTTCGACCCGATCGTGACGCCGCCGCGGCCGCCGAAGGAACTCGGCACGCTGCGGGTGGCGATCGTCGGCGCCGGTCCCGCGGCCTGCTACGCGGCCGACGAGCTGCTGCGCCGAGCGGACGTGGAGATCGAGATGTTCGACCGGGTGCCGACGCCGTGGGGTCTGGTCCGGGCGGGCGTCGCGCCCGATCATCCGGGCACCAAGACGGTGTCGAGCTTGTTCGAGTCCGCGTTCCGGCGGGAAGCACTGCAGTACTACCTCAACGTCGAGGTCGGCACGCACATCTCGCACGAGGAACTGCTGCGCCACCACCACGCCGTCATCTACGCGGTCGGCGCGTCGACCGACCGCCGCCTCGACGTGCCCGGCGAGGATCTGCCGGGCAGCCACTCGGCCACCGAGTTCGTCGCCTGGTACAACGGCCACCCGGACTTCGCGGACCGGCAGTTCGACCTGTCCGGCGAGCGCGCGGTGATCGTCGGCAACGGCAATGTCGCGCTCGACGTCGCCCGCGTCTTGACGGTCTCGCCAGACGAACTGGCCAAGACCGACATCGCCGACCATGCGCTGGACGCCCTGCGCCACAGCAATATTCGCGAGGTGGTCGTGCTCGGCAGGCGCGGCCCGCTACAGGCGGCGTACACGTCTTCGGAGTTCCTGGCGCTGGCCCACCTCAACGGCATCGACGTCATCGTCGACGAGGCCGACCTCGCGCTCGATCACGCCAGCCAGGCACTGCTGGACGATCCGAACGTCGAGCCGTCGCTGAAGCTCAAATACACCCTCGCCGAGGAGTACGCGGGCGGGCGGCGCGATCCGAACCACAAGCGGATCGTCTTCCGCTACCTGGCCTCGCCGACCGCGCTCACCGGCACCGACCGGGTCGAGTCGATCGAGTTCGTGCACAACGAATTGTTCGAGGAGAACGGCCAATTGGTGGCGCGGGCGACCGACCGCACCGAGCGGATGGACGCCGGGCTGGTGCTGCGGTCCATCGGATACCGCGGCGCGGCCGTGGCCGACCTGCCCTTCGACGAGCGGCGCGGGGTCATGCCGAACGAACACGGCCGAGTAATCGGCGCGGACGGCACCCCGCTGTCCGGCGTGTACGTCAGCGGCTGGATCAAGCGTGGTCCCCGCGGTGTCATCGGCTCGAACCGGATCGACGCCGAGGAAACCGTCGAGAACCTGATCGCCGACTTCACCTCGGGCAAACTCGGTGCGCCCGAGGCGGATCGCGCCTCGTTGAAGGCATTGCTCGGGCAGCGGCACGCCGACCTGGTGGACCGGGAAGGGTGGCGGGCGATCGATCAGGCCGAGCGGGCGGCGGGCAAGTCCGCGGGACGGCCGCGGGTCAAGTTCACCACCCGAGAGGATTTGCTGAAGGCCGCGCGCGGCTGA
- a CDS encoding serine/threonine-protein kinase, which produces MKPLGPHDPRTAGRHRLIAVIGQGAMGRVLLGRSPDGRLVAVKMIHHHLARNAEFRTRFRLEVQASQRVTGAYTAAVMDADADAEEPWLASVFVPGPDLRAAIEQHGPMSLGGLRLLTAGLGSALLEIHRAGMIHRDLKPTNVLLAEDGPRVIDFGIARAVVPDLQLTSTGTLLGSPAFMSPEQASGHELSTASDVFSVGAMLVLAATGQRPFLGASAPQTLYNVVHQHPDTSRVPSVLRHLVAACLDKNPANRPDPTQLIDSVAAITARAAWPAGIRRQIIQDRAEAERWADSGGEVPDRPAPRRTARWVAAAAVLVLLAAGAVTIFLVDRGSPPEAADPLANRTLELTDEQLRLADTCALLGNDVVGSLGQPVKPELADSSRCGTPFVETDGRQVRMDLAVGTSVAAGRQLAEQVADRSVLDTTTQAGSCGRAVAVRTQPTLGVEVKITEAEGDSCKLAADALKAVVTRLVTNPPSVQPPKTSVVRLVPCESVDQAIVAAHVGAGVQPTIVDAHTCTWPGAPFVITLHTAEAKRVDSDPRYTALFVNGGKLGDFPSARRIDPDGTCATYYLVRPTIEDRGEVIAVTARPAAVAAAETACATTEAIITGVAARMGSS; this is translated from the coding sequence GTGAAGCCGCTCGGCCCACACGATCCGCGCACGGCGGGTCGCCACCGCCTGATCGCGGTCATCGGCCAGGGCGCCATGGGTCGAGTGCTGCTCGGCCGCTCACCGGACGGACGTCTGGTCGCGGTCAAGATGATCCACCACCATTTGGCCAGGAACGCCGAGTTCCGCACCCGCTTCCGCCTCGAAGTCCAAGCCTCCCAACGGGTAACCGGCGCCTACACCGCCGCCGTCATGGACGCCGACGCCGACGCCGAGGAACCCTGGCTGGCCTCGGTTTTCGTCCCCGGCCCTGACCTGCGCGCCGCCATCGAACAGCATGGCCCGATGTCACTCGGCGGCCTCCGGCTGCTGACCGCGGGTCTGGGGTCCGCCCTGCTGGAAATCCACCGCGCTGGCATGATCCACCGCGACCTCAAACCCACGAATGTCCTGCTCGCCGAAGACGGCCCACGCGTCATCGATTTCGGTATCGCCCGCGCGGTGGTGCCCGACCTCCAGCTCACCAGCACCGGCACGCTGCTCGGCTCGCCGGCCTTCATGTCCCCCGAACAGGCGTCGGGCCACGAACTCAGCACCGCCAGTGACGTTTTCTCGGTCGGCGCGATGCTGGTGCTCGCGGCGACGGGGCAGCGCCCGTTCCTCGGCGCATCGGCACCGCAGACGCTGTACAACGTCGTGCACCAGCACCCGGATACGAGTCGAGTGCCATCGGTACTGCGGCACCTCGTGGCTGCCTGCTTGGACAAGAACCCCGCGAATCGTCCGGATCCGACGCAGCTGATCGACTCGGTGGCGGCGATTACCGCCCGCGCCGCCTGGCCCGCGGGGATCCGCAGGCAGATCATCCAGGACCGTGCGGAGGCCGAGCGTTGGGCCGATTCCGGCGGTGAGGTGCCGGATCGCCCCGCGCCGCGGCGCACCGCGAGATGGGTTGCGGCGGCGGCTGTGCTGGTTCTGCTGGCCGCAGGCGCGGTGACGATATTCCTCGTGGACCGCGGTAGCCCGCCCGAGGCCGCCGATCCGCTCGCGAACCGCACGCTGGAACTGACCGATGAACAATTGCGCCTCGCCGACACCTGCGCGTTGCTCGGCAACGATGTCGTCGGCAGCTTGGGACAGCCGGTCAAGCCCGAGCTGGCGGATTCGTCGCGCTGCGGAACGCCATTCGTCGAAACGGACGGACGACAGGTCCGGATGGACCTTGCTGTCGGAACATCGGTGGCAGCCGGAAGGCAGCTGGCCGAGCAGGTGGCGGATCGCTCCGTTCTCGACACCACGACGCAGGCGGGCTCCTGCGGGCGCGCGGTGGCGGTACGCACCCAGCCGACACTCGGCGTCGAAGTAAAAATCACCGAGGCCGAAGGCGATTCCTGCAAGCTGGCGGCTGACGCGTTGAAAGCTGTTGTCACTCGCCTTGTCACAAATCCGCCGAGCGTGCAGCCGCCGAAAACGTCTGTCGTCCGGCTTGTTCCATGTGAATCGGTGGACCAGGCCATCGTCGCCGCACATGTAGGCGCTGGTGTCCAGCCGACGATCGTGGACGCCCACACCTGCACCTGGCCGGGCGCCCCGTTCGTGATCACGCTGCACACGGCCGAAGCTAAGCGAGTCGACTCCGACCCGAGGTACACCGCACTCTTCGTGAACGGCGGCAAACTCGGCGACTTCCCGTCGGCGCGCCGGATCGACCCTGACGGAACGTGCGCGACCTACTATCTGGTGCGCCCGACCATCGAAGATCGAGGAGAAGTGATCGCCGTGACCGCGCGACCGGCAGCGGTTGCCGCCGCTGAAACAGCCTGTGCCACAACCGAAGCGATAATCACCGGGGTCGCGGCCCGGATGGGGAGTTCCTGA
- a CDS encoding acyl-[acyl-carrier-protein] thioesterase produces the protein MSLDQPLAPLPQEGMGFASAWPIRAGDVDPYDRLRFDAIARYLQDIAWENLHKTFFHRTDPNWIVRRTVIDVIRPILWPDEVQLLRWCSALSTRWTNMRVRVTSTNGGLIETEGFWINISESTGMPARISDEGLAYLGQTTQEHRLRWRPYLTDTAPAESDTDMPFPVRATDIDQYNHVNNACYWQAVEQFMVEYPKLLAGPHRAVIEYVAPVLARQHVTVRSRYEPGDRTGRPVLRLWFVVGGTTTTVVRIMPLPPE, from the coding sequence GTGTCACTCGATCAGCCACTCGCCCCGCTTCCCCAGGAGGGCATGGGCTTTGCTTCTGCGTGGCCCATCCGGGCAGGCGATGTGGACCCCTACGATCGGCTGCGTTTCGACGCCATCGCCCGCTACCTGCAGGACATCGCCTGGGAAAATCTGCATAAGACGTTCTTTCACCGCACCGACCCGAATTGGATTGTGCGCCGCACGGTGATCGACGTCATCCGGCCGATCCTGTGGCCGGACGAGGTACAACTGCTGCGCTGGTGCTCGGCGCTGTCGACCCGCTGGACCAATATGCGGGTGCGCGTCACCAGCACGAACGGCGGGCTGATCGAGACAGAGGGCTTCTGGATCAACATCAGCGAGTCGACCGGGATGCCCGCGCGGATCAGTGACGAGGGCCTGGCCTATCTCGGGCAGACAACGCAGGAGCATCGGCTGCGCTGGCGGCCGTACCTGACCGACACCGCACCGGCGGAGTCCGACACCGATATGCCGTTCCCGGTGCGGGCGACCGATATCGACCAGTACAACCACGTCAACAACGCCTGTTACTGGCAGGCGGTGGAACAGTTCATGGTCGAGTACCCCAAGCTGCTCGCCGGTCCGCATCGGGCGGTCATCGAGTACGTCGCGCCGGTGCTCGCGCGCCAGCACGTCACCGTCCGCAGCCGCTACGAGCCGGGTGACCGCACCGGGCGGCCGGTACTCCGGCTTTGGTTCGTGGTCGGTGGAACGACCACGACCGTCGTCCGCATCATGCCGTTGCCACCCGAATGA
- a CDS encoding SixA phosphatase family protein gives MVRTLILMRHGKSAYPDGVGDHERPLAPRGQREAGLAGAWLRETQPPIDAVRCSTATRTRETLAATGIDAPVVYEAGIYEASPQSLIELVQLSDDDVSTLLVIGHAPGMPWTAWELASNRSSTPAIELSRKFPTSALAVLEFDRPWRQVDPGTGELVRFHIPR, from the coding sequence ATGGTGCGGACTCTGATCCTCATGCGACACGGCAAGTCGGCGTATCCCGACGGTGTCGGCGACCACGAGCGCCCGCTGGCGCCGCGCGGACAGCGCGAGGCCGGACTGGCCGGCGCATGGTTGCGCGAAACCCAGCCGCCGATCGACGCGGTGCGGTGTTCCACGGCGACCCGCACCAGGGAGACATTGGCGGCCACCGGCATCGACGCGCCGGTCGTCTATGAGGCCGGGATCTACGAAGCCTCGCCGCAAAGCCTCATCGAGCTGGTCCAACTCAGCGACGACGACGTGTCGACGCTGCTGGTGATCGGGCACGCGCCCGGAATGCCGTGGACCGCATGGGAGTTGGCGAGCAATCGGAGTTCGACGCCCGCCATCGAGCTCAGTCGAAAGTTCCCGACCTCCGCACTTGCGGTGCTCGAGTTCGACCGACCGTGGCGGCAGGTCGATCCGGGAACCGGTGAGCTGGTGCGTTTCCACATACCCCGCTGA
- a CDS encoding putative quinol monooxygenase produces the protein MPSLTLNVRFTAKPGREAELREVLLGMIEPTVAEEGCLGYELYLHPTDPSRVVLLEEWVDADALAAHFETAHLKHCAAALDDILFEPFQLRRFNEI, from the coding sequence GTGCCTTCGCTGACGCTCAATGTCCGGTTCACCGCCAAGCCCGGCCGCGAGGCCGAGCTGCGCGAGGTACTGCTCGGCATGATCGAACCGACCGTCGCCGAGGAGGGCTGTCTCGGCTATGAGCTCTACCTGCATCCCACCGATCCGAGCCGGGTCGTGCTGCTGGAGGAATGGGTCGACGCCGACGCCTTGGCCGCGCACTTCGAAACCGCGCACCTGAAGCACTGCGCGGCGGCCTTGGACGACATCCTGTTCGAGCCGTTCCAATTGCGGCGGTTCAACGAGATCTAG
- a CDS encoding Uma2 family endonuclease, translated as MTALPKPWQLLTIADYLALPEDELCHRELQEGVLTISPSPKPEHNVAGAELYVQVKPQLPRDLIAVPDVDLDLQLVPEDGPATVRRPDLVVVERAEFKRVRAEAGILRASAVHLVVEIVSPGSRRTDYVMKRSEYADAGIPHYWIIDLSPPLSLVAFRHTEELGYVDDGEVTDVYTTTSPCPLTIRLDLLEELD; from the coding sequence GTGACGGCACTTCCGAAACCGTGGCAGCTGCTGACGATTGCCGATTATTTGGCACTTCCTGAGGACGAGCTGTGCCATCGGGAGTTGCAAGAGGGGGTTCTTACCATTTCGCCGTCGCCGAAGCCGGAACACAACGTCGCGGGTGCCGAGCTCTACGTCCAGGTGAAGCCTCAGCTTCCGCGGGACCTGATTGCCGTGCCCGATGTCGACCTCGACCTGCAGTTGGTTCCGGAGGATGGGCCCGCCACGGTCCGTCGGCCGGATCTGGTTGTGGTCGAACGCGCCGAATTCAAACGAGTTCGTGCCGAAGCGGGAATCCTCCGCGCATCCGCTGTCCATCTTGTTGTAGAGATCGTCTCGCCGGGCTCCCGGCGAACGGATTACGTCATGAAGCGAAGCGAGTACGCAGACGCTGGAATTCCGCACTACTGGATCATCGACCTGAGCCCGCCACTCAGCTTGGTAGCTTTCCGGCACACCGAAGAGCTCGGGTACGTCGATGACGGCGAGGTGACCGATGTCTACACAACCACCTCGCCGTGCCCGCTGACCATCCGGTTGGACCTATTGGAGGAGCTGGACTGA
- a CDS encoding glyoxalase superfamily protein produces MDWKIELIAIPVTDVDRAKDFYTKIGFNADHDHRVDENIRFVQLTPPGSGCSICIGEGITDAAPGSVRGMQVVVASAEDAYQQLVAAGVEAKPVETLDWGKFTYFADPDGNQWAVQELPKYN; encoded by the coding sequence ATGGATTGGAAAATCGAGCTCATCGCGATCCCGGTAACCGACGTGGATCGCGCGAAGGACTTCTACACCAAGATCGGTTTCAACGCCGATCACGATCATCGGGTCGACGAGAACATACGGTTCGTGCAGCTCACGCCGCCCGGTTCGGGATGCTCCATCTGTATCGGGGAAGGCATCACCGACGCGGCGCCGGGCAGTGTGCGTGGCATGCAGGTGGTGGTGGCCAGCGCGGAGGACGCGTACCAGCAACTGGTGGCCGCCGGGGTGGAGGCGAAGCCGGTGGAGACGCTCGACTGGGGGAAGTTCACGTACTTCGCTGATCCGGATGGGAACCAGTGGGCTGTGCAGGAACTGCCGAAGTACAACTGA
- a CDS encoding NAD(P)-dependent oxidoreductase — MTTTPSTTIAPVTVTVLGLGEMGSALANAFVSNGHPTTVWNRTPGKADALVRAGARAVSEPGQAVAAGELVVVSVQGNDIAREILESAGEALAGRTVLNLTDGTSTAAREVAERAAAQGADYLHGQIMTIAPGIGQPESVVFYGGSETAYGRYGSALTPLAGRGAWISADPGMPALYGMAVHGTMWGLLNGFLHAAALLSDAGVGVRQFLSHAEPSMSALTSFLPFLADEVDSGEFAVPFGALKHHLPSIEDLLRESEFRGIDAELPRYTRALVTKLVEAGHGNDSYSRVVEHFRKG; from the coding sequence ATGACGACAACTCCGAGCACGACTATTGCGCCGGTCACGGTGACGGTCCTCGGACTGGGCGAGATGGGTTCCGCCCTGGCGAATGCCTTTGTGAGCAACGGACATCCGACCACGGTGTGGAATCGCACACCGGGTAAGGCCGATGCGTTGGTCCGCGCGGGTGCGCGGGCCGTGTCCGAGCCGGGGCAGGCGGTGGCGGCCGGCGAGCTGGTGGTTGTCAGCGTGCAGGGCAACGACATCGCGCGCGAGATCCTCGAATCGGCAGGCGAAGCGCTGGCCGGGCGCACCGTGCTGAACCTGACCGACGGCACCTCCACGGCCGCCCGTGAGGTGGCCGAACGGGCGGCCGCACAGGGTGCGGACTACCTGCACGGCCAGATCATGACCATCGCCCCCGGCATCGGGCAGCCCGAATCCGTGGTGTTCTATGGCGGTTCCGAAACCGCCTACGGCCGTTACGGTTCGGCGCTGACGCCGCTTGCCGGGCGCGGCGCCTGGATCTCCGCGGATCCGGGCATGCCCGCGCTGTACGGGATGGCCGTGCACGGCACCATGTGGGGACTGCTCAACGGATTCCTGCACGCCGCAGCCCTCCTGTCGGACGCGGGTGTAGGCGTACGGCAATTCCTTTCCCATGCCGAGCCGTCGATGTCGGCACTCACGTCGTTCCTGCCGTTCCTCGCCGACGAGGTCGACAGCGGCGAGTTCGCGGTCCCGTTCGGAGCGCTGAAGCATCACCTGCCTTCGATCGAGGATCTGTTGCGCGAGAGCGAATTTCGTGGCATCGATGCCGAACTTCCGCGCTATACCCGAGCTCTCGTCACCAAGCTGGTCGAAGCCGGGCACGGGAATGACAGCTACTCCCGTGTCGTCGAGCACTTCAGGAAGGGCTGA
- a CDS encoding MerR family transcriptional regulator — MSEAARNERGSDWEQPRYSIGEVAERSGLSRDTLRWYERIGLMDYVGRDHAGKRRFSNRDLEWLALIGRLRTTGMSVADMVRYAELVRAGESTFPERLEMFRNTRAEVLAKIDELRQTVAVLDYKIDVYEGKAQLARPATITVQREGIKV; from the coding sequence GTGAGTGAAGCCGCACGGAACGAGCGAGGCAGCGACTGGGAACAGCCGAGGTATTCGATCGGTGAGGTCGCCGAGCGGTCGGGGCTCAGCCGGGACACGCTGCGCTGGTACGAGCGGATCGGGCTGATGGATTACGTCGGCCGGGACCACGCCGGTAAGCGGCGGTTCAGCAACCGTGACCTGGAGTGGCTGGCACTGATCGGCCGCCTGCGCACCACCGGGATGTCGGTGGCGGACATGGTCCGCTACGCCGAGCTGGTGCGGGCCGGGGAGTCGACGTTCCCCGAGCGGCTGGAGATGTTCCGCAACACGCGCGCCGAGGTACTCGCCAAGATCGATGAACTTCGTCAGACCGTGGCCGTACTGGACTACAAGATCGACGTCTACGAAGGCAAGGCGCAACTTGCCCGGCCGGCCACGATCACCGTGCAGAGGGAAGGGATCAAGGTATGA
- a CDS encoding MarR family winged helix-turn-helix transcriptional regulator, with amino-acid sequence MSRRATARPGTAADGGPALFRLVRFWSRRWIHRTSHDLPDELRHAQHVQVVEAVAATVEQGGEATITSVAHQLGLDHSGASRMVRDATAAGHLSRAESEHDRRRTSLALTASGERLLADARDWQRQIFTELTADWDELDRQRFAGYLRRLSNEIVR; translated from the coding sequence ATGAGCAGACGGGCGACCGCCAGGCCCGGGACCGCCGCCGACGGTGGACCCGCACTCTTTCGGCTGGTTCGATTCTGGTCACGGCGCTGGATCCACCGGACCTCGCACGATCTGCCCGACGAGCTGCGGCACGCGCAGCATGTCCAGGTGGTCGAGGCCGTAGCCGCCACCGTCGAGCAGGGCGGCGAGGCCACGATCACCTCGGTGGCACATCAACTCGGACTCGATCATTCAGGGGCGAGCCGCATGGTGCGCGATGCCACGGCGGCGGGCCACCTCTCCCGCGCCGAGTCCGAACACGACCGCCGCCGCACCTCGCTCGCCCTGACCGCCAGCGGCGAACGGCTGCTCGCTGACGCTCGCGACTGGCAGCGCCAGATCTTCACCGAGCTCACCGCCGACTGGGACGAGCTCGATCGGCAGCGGTTCGCGGGGTACCTGCGACGACTGAGCAACGAAATCGTCCGCTGA
- a CDS encoding pirin-like C-terminal cupin domain-containing protein, with amino-acid sequence MRLEPGAEVTLPLDRGFEHAVLVIEGTVTVDDTALTAGPLLYLGTDRAEITLSSTAGAHFALIGGEPFGEELVMWWNFVGRSHEDIVAARNDWENRDLSRFAAIAGHPPEQRIPAPPLPGLHLKPRKRRIGPART; translated from the coding sequence GTGCGGCTGGAGCCCGGCGCCGAGGTCACCCTCCCGCTGGACCGCGGCTTCGAGCACGCGGTACTGGTGATCGAGGGTACGGTGACGGTCGACGACACCGCGCTCACCGCCGGACCACTGCTGTATCTCGGCACCGATCGTGCCGAGATTACGCTGAGCAGCACCGCCGGTGCACATTTCGCACTGATCGGCGGCGAGCCGTTCGGCGAGGAACTGGTGATGTGGTGGAACTTCGTCGGCCGTAGCCATGAGGACATCGTCGCGGCCCGAAACGATTGGGAGAACCGCGATCTCAGCCGTTTCGCGGCCATCGCAGGCCACCCGCCCGAGCAGCGCATCCCCGCGCCGCCCCTGCCCGGCCTGCATCTGAAGCCGCGTAAGCGGCGGATCGGTCCGGCCAGAACCTGA
- a CDS encoding aldo/keto reductase codes for MTTTETLPTTTLGASGIEVGVQGLGCMGMSEFYGTTDLTEARATLDRALELGVTLFDTADMYGSGHNEEFLGEFVRAHRDRVVLATKFGIVRKADDPAYRGIDNSPEYIRQAVEASLRRLGIDTIDLYYMHRRDPAVPIEDTVGALAELVRQGKIRAIGLSEVTGPELRAAQSVHPIAAVQSEWSIFSRDVERTVVPAATELGVTFVPYSPLGRGFLTGAVAAAGELAEGDVRRVFPRFAEDNAARNAELLAPLRTIAEARGVTLAQVALAWLHAQSRVRDLSVAPIPGTRSRTRLAENVAAATIALSDDELVTLEPIAGQVTGNRYGDMSFTSAGRE; via the coding sequence ATGACCACCACCGAAACGCTGCCAACGACCACGCTGGGAGCCAGCGGCATCGAGGTCGGCGTGCAGGGGCTGGGTTGCATGGGGATGAGCGAGTTCTACGGAACCACCGATCTCACCGAAGCACGGGCGACCCTGGACCGGGCGCTGGAACTCGGCGTCACGCTGTTCGACACCGCCGACATGTACGGCTCCGGCCACAACGAGGAATTCCTCGGCGAGTTCGTGCGTGCCCATCGTGATCGGGTGGTGCTGGCCACCAAGTTCGGCATCGTCCGCAAGGCCGACGACCCCGCCTACCGCGGCATCGACAACTCGCCCGAATACATCCGGCAGGCGGTGGAGGCCAGCCTGCGCAGGCTCGGCATCGACACCATCGACCTGTACTACATGCATCGTCGCGACCCGGCGGTGCCGATCGAGGACACTGTCGGCGCACTGGCGGAGTTGGTGCGGCAGGGCAAGATTCGGGCGATCGGCCTGTCCGAAGTGACCGGGCCAGAGCTGCGCGCGGCGCAGTCGGTACATCCGATCGCGGCCGTGCAGTCCGAGTGGTCGATATTTTCCCGGGATGTCGAGCGGACGGTGGTGCCCGCCGCCACCGAGCTCGGCGTGACCTTCGTGCCGTACTCGCCGCTGGGCCGCGGCTTTCTCACCGGTGCGGTCGCGGCGGCCGGGGAACTCGCGGAAGGCGATGTGCGGCGGGTTTTTCCGCGCTTCGCCGAGGACAACGCCGCCCGCAACGCCGAACTGCTCGCTCCGCTGCGGACCATCGCCGAGGCGCGCGGTGTGACGCTGGCGCAGGTGGCGTTGGCCTGGTTGCACGCGCAGAGTCGAGTGCGCGACCTGTCGGTGGCTCCGATTCCCGGTACCCGCAGCAGGACTCGGCTCGCCGAGAACGTTGCGGCCGCGACCATCGCACTGAGCGATGACGAGCTGGTCACGCTGGAGCCGATCGCGGGCCAAGTGACCGGAAACCGGTACGGAGACATGTCTTTCACCTCTGCGGGCCGGGAATAA
- a CDS encoding GNAT family N-acetyltransferase, with protein sequence MTAAASESTVVRNDEKHRYEVFYGGKLAGFAEYEERDDETVFTHTEIDGAFSGKGLGSTLAKHAIEDAVERERAIRPQCPFIKAYLDKHPQYDAHVIGKGITR encoded by the coding sequence ATGACCGCAGCCGCTTCGGAATCCACGGTTGTCCGCAACGACGAGAAGCACCGGTACGAGGTGTTCTACGGCGGCAAGCTCGCCGGGTTCGCCGAATACGAGGAGCGCGACGACGAGACAGTGTTCACCCACACCGAGATCGATGGTGCGTTCTCCGGTAAAGGTCTCGGCAGCACGCTCGCCAAGCACGCCATCGAAGACGCGGTCGAGCGGGAGCGGGCGATCCGGCCGCAGTGCCCGTTTATCAAGGCGTACCTGGACAAGCACCCGCAGTACGACGCGCATGTCATCGGCAAGGGCATTACTCGGTGA
- a CDS encoding VOC family protein, with protein MAIVLHHTIVSAADKHAAATFFAELMGLPVGAPAGPFVPVQVNADLTFDFDDRGQVEPGHYGFLVDDETFDAVLSRLEQWPGVDYGSAPQHGWDRAVNQLGGGRGVYVHAPDGHSYELFTAVP; from the coding sequence ATGGCCATTGTCTTGCACCACACGATCGTGTCCGCAGCGGACAAACATGCCGCCGCAACATTTTTCGCCGAGTTGATGGGCCTGCCGGTGGGTGCACCGGCAGGCCCCTTCGTACCCGTCCAGGTGAACGCCGACCTCACCTTCGACTTCGACGACCGAGGGCAAGTCGAACCGGGCCACTACGGATTCCTCGTCGACGACGAAACCTTCGACGCCGTCCTGAGCCGACTGGAACAATGGCCCGGCGTCGACTACGGCTCCGCCCCGCAGCACGGATGGGACCGTGCCGTCAACCAACTCGGCGGCGGTCGCGGAGTCTACGTACACGCACCCGACGGCCACAGCTACGAACTGTTCACCGCGGTTCCGTAG